The following DNA comes from Centropristis striata isolate RG_2023a ecotype Rhode Island chromosome 3, C.striata_1.0, whole genome shotgun sequence.
TGTTTGTTTGGTCTGAATCACAATGAAACTGAGACTTTTGGTTTTTGTCTTTAGTtcggtttgctttcacagtgcagtaaTGTAAGCaggccaaatttaaaaaaaaagacttgcgGAGGGGCCTGTatgaaggtggagggctggaaatatgCTTGCAGTTTTATTTCTTACTGGATTGAAAGTTGTTGGTGGACAATCTAAAcacggaaataaacaaagcaacatggagctgaCCACACCATGAAAATATTACCTTGACTGATCTTCGTGCACACAAATCCTTTCTCCTCCGGTTGATCTTGAATGATTTTATGAACATAATTTTTTGTGGACTTTATTCAGCAACATATCTCCTGTATGTGTTCTTTGGCCCAAATGTCAATCAAACATCAGAGTTCAGCAGAAGTCCAAGTCACTCCTCTCCTTGTCCTGTTGCATATGTCGCTCTGTGTGCATCTCATAGATAGCCCACAATCCAttgtgttttggttcattttctgTAATTGGTTCAGGTAACATTCTCAGTGCAATCGAACCGCACTAGGGTTCATTTTGAAACCCCCTCTCGCAAGTGGTCCCGGACCTGATCAAGTATGTAATTTCAAaactcagagaaaaaaaacatacatccTTTGAATGCTCTGGTAAGACTGTGATTATCCGAGAGGCCACAATAGGTTGTTTCGTATAATgaagtaaagttttttttttaaatgtgttattacAGTGAAGTGGCAACCATGgcgactaacatcatcacacatcacACAATACAATTAAATTCAACCAAGTCCACAAGAGTTTCAGTTTTACTGTCATgcacaatttatgcaattccaaaaCTGTTAGGGaacccagtatgcagaaatattcaaacactTTTTCCCTCACTATAATGTAGCCTGTCCGGACTATTCCATAAAGGGCTGTGTGATTGCAGCATTTTGTTTCAACTAATCAAGAGTACACCTGGTTTGACTGATCAATTGTTTGAGGACTGAGACCTGTTGATTAAATGAGGCAGGGCTGGTcctcctgcttggttggaataAAACCTGCAGCTACATGGAAGGAATATTTTGGCCATACCTGCTTTAGATTCATATGATACCATTATCTTTACTAGCTTTTAAACTGCTGCTCTGCCTACCCTGTCATACCTGGTGCTTCttcatcctttttttctttgcccAGAAATGTGGTCATTACCTCCCTGCCCCTTTCATTTGCTTGTTCTCTCTCTACcgagtttttaattttaattttttagattttaacaTGTGTTCTCTGAACTGACCACTGCAGTTACATTAATATACTTATTATATACTTACTTATTATCTTAACATACGTGGGGTTTCAGATAACCAGTCAAAGTTTTAATGATAACAATAGTTATTtatcatataaatacatataactTGTATTATCAGTCATTGGCAATTATTCCCAATTAAGTGTCAACAACAGACCCTTTGGCTTTTCTGATAAACAACTGAATCATGTACACATCatgcataaaaatgaacaccTGTTGCATCTCAATGTTgtgcattgttgttgtttcgtGAATATGTACTGTTCCTAATCATATcttattctcattttttttatacaacctTTCATACTACTGTGCTtgattatatagatatatttctGACTATACATGAACATTAGCTTGTAGCTAACTTTCTTAGAAGCTGGGCATTGTCCctgtcaaataaacaaataaaaaatgtaaactatttTTGCAACATTAGAGAAAAAGGGATGTGGGAcaaagtgtatatataaatgaacAAGCCACACTCCCTTTGTGAATAACCTCATCACCAAAGTGAAtctgcttttaaaatgaatgtgaGCATTATCTTTTCTCTTCTGGGGACTTTCATATCTGTATAGATTATCAGTGGAGAGTGACAGAGGAATGTAGTCAATGGGTGGAGCTTTTAGCTGGCGCATTAGTGGGCTGCTAACCAGCCTCTGGAGGCCGACGTGATTGAAAGCTGTTGTCAATATGAGGGCTCCCTCATGTCATGTGTCACTGCGCTGCGGAGGCTTCCTCCACTCTGCACACACGCTCCCCAGGACATCTCAATCAATAGTCTGCCGTCTCACACTTCCTGTTATCTGACAGTGTATAAAGCAACTGCACATCTGAACTTACATGAGTCTGTAAATATGTGTTTGAATAgcatcaataaaaagacacaaagcagtCAAAAAATAGATAACTTTAACAATTTTATTTGTGAAAAACTACAAGCAAAATTCATAAATAGACGTTTCTATTTGAAGCGGAGGAAAATGATCAGGTTAGCCTATAAGCGCAAAGTCGTGCACATGCCAGAAACatgtattattttaacattataaGCTAGACAAGGAGCCGTGATCCGCTGAAAATGCTGCGTACATTTCCACACCAGGAACATAATGTGACCATTTCACAAGGGGAAACAATGACACATCAGCTATAAgttataaatgaaaagaaaagaaaagaaaaaactggaTTAAACAAAGAATGGATTATTGAACTGTccctaaaacttttttttccttttttcttttttaaaccgAGCAATAACTTTAAAAGCATTGTACAAGACATTGTTATAGGAAGAAATGAGTTCGTATAATACACTTAATTGGAAATTCACGGTTAAGGTTATACAGTCAGTAAACAAGCCTTCTATATTTGGGTCTCTGACAAACAAAGCTAAAAAATGTAACCATCTTTACACAGTAAATTAAGGTTACTGGTCGCACACAAGAACAGAACTGCTTGCGCGGAaaggaaacaggaaacaaaagacTTCAGCTCCAATGCCATCATTCATAGTGTTTGCTTTTGCACCTTTTTAAAATTCTATATACAAGCAATAATTCATATACTCAGCAAATGGCCATTTGTCAATAATTTAACAATGAATCCTTTCTGTTGGAGTACTCAGTCAAGTGAATGTGGTTGCAGATAAGGCAGGTGAAAAGATGGCTTTTTAGGCCCATTTCTAATAGATTGCATTACAAAGCAGGGTTGTTTTTTCTCAgtaaaaattggacaaaaacatttttccccCTCTGACCCGACAgtcccactttttttttagctccaTTCACATTGCTTTTCCTCACTTTGAACACTGATTCCATATTTGTATGCAATAAAGTACATAATAACATATTAACCATAGCTTAAGAGCAGAAAAACCTCATGAACACACATCTCTTGGACTTCAAACATTGCTTACGACACACATATGATTATCATCTCTACGCGTGGAACTGCAAAGCTTTAAGTCGACACAGCTCAAATCCTGCCCCTCAGATCCTAGATTTTTGGGACTtgttaacctcacctaacgTGCTTTTAGTTGCTCTGGGAGCGGCTCAGTTGGCGAGTTTGGGGGGCTTCTGTTAGGGGAGCTACATGTACTGTGGTAGCAGAGTGAAGAGGGGGGGGGCTTACTAAGGCTTCAACCCTGCACACCCAGAGCTCATCTCAGCTCCCCGACCCAACACCCAGTCTGCTTCTCATCCCCTGCACAGTGAGGCGAGATCCACCCAAGGTGTGGAGCCGGGGCCTTCTTCAACTCACAGTACTGACAGTTCTCTGCCCCAAATTAGCCGTGCACAGAGACAAGTGGACAATAAGAACACCATTTACATGGATTATATTAGTCTTTATTTAAACTGTTATTCATCTCACACATTAGATAATTGCATTTCAAATTGTTATTTATCTGTCTATGTATCATGTCATTATGAAATTCCTTTGGTccttcaataaataaaactaagatATCATATACACATTTATTCTTTATACAATTTCATACAGTTAAAAGGAAATTATGTTGGTCTAGTATCAGCTAAGGTGAAAGTGAATTAAAAACCCTTAAATAAGCCTTGCTGTTCTAAAAATTGAAAGAGCATTGTGTTCTATTGACtactgcaatattttttttgccttcaaTGACAGGAGtcttaaataaatttaaaaaaaaataaaaactgaattgtCAATCTTTGCAAATTTTTCATCTTTGCACTTGTTTTCTGGGATATCAGGTTGAGAGAATGAAGATTTAAGTGTCTTCAGGaccacaacaaaagaaaaaaatgaaattgattCACAACAGCTTGACACAACAGGTCTATTTTACAGTTCAATATGGTTTTACCATGTGGAACTGCATGTTACCATCCTTCAGTCACCACCACAGAACAAACTCTGGCTCCAGAGCTGAAGAGGACAGCTCTACCTTCTGCCAGAACAACTCAATATCCAAGAACGGAATGCAGAAAATATCAACAGCTTTTTAGTGTTTTACACAACAGCCTACACTGTACAGTTAAGGACATAAGATACTGTATAAGAGATCTGCTATAGCATACTAAATCATAGACAATCTAGTTGAAAAAGTCAGGTGTCTGAACCTCAGGTGACCTTCTTCTGATGCACATTGACCTGTACAGAACAAGACAGACCTGATGAAGGTCCCGACAGTGTTCAGAGTGAGACAGTGTTATTGAGAAAAGTGAATGAGAATTTGATTCATCAGCACTCCGTCGCATTGAGTGAACGGGCAATCCCAGATCTGCAAAACCGCTTCACAGTGTATCTagcaccagtgtgtgtgtgtgtgtgtatgtggtgtgtgtgtgtgtctgtgtgactcGAGTCTTGTCCTATCATCTTCaaactgtaataaaaacactgaaggaATGATCGATCGGCAGGGCTACACAGCAAAGCTTCAACATAAAAAGGAGAATATCAAAGTATACAGGTGCAACAGGTAATAAATAAGGGTAATAATAGTTTAAAGTTATTGAAATGATGGGGGTTATTGTGCCCAGCGGAGAATTCttctttacaaaaacaaaacaagaaaatgtcGACTTGGCCTCACATCcacatacaaatataaaacaatacataCAAGTGTCTGGATGCTACCGCGGGGGAGGGTGGAAGGGGACGTTACTCCTTGTAGCCCAGCTCTCCTCGTCTGTGCCGCGGGTGTAACCACGAGGGGATTTCCCCAAGCAGGGTGTTTGTTTCCCTGGCAGGCACACCACACTGTTCCTCTCAGCATCCAGGGGTGGTCATGGAATGGAGGCAGGGCAGCGATGGGAAAGGTAGGAGAAATCTCTCCCCCTATGGGATCCATAGTGTCCAGAAATGTGGGGTGGGGGGTAAAGGTGGGAGGCGGAGCAGGGCGAGGACGGGAGGAAAGGGACGGGGACCTCAGAACGACTCGTCGTGCCCCACAGAGAGATCCCCTTTAGGTGTGGAGGCCCGCGACGAGCCCTTGTCCATGCTCTCGGAGCCGGAGCTCTGGTGCTGTTGTTCGGAGCCCGCACTGGACGTGATGGTGGACGAGGACGTGGAGGAGGAGCGGGTCTTCTCCTTAAAGTCTGTTATGATCACTGTCACGTTCCCTACGGTGATGGCCAACTGCTGGGCGGTGCTCCGGTCGATGTTCTTCAGCTTGGGCCTGAGGGGCATAgacagatgcagagaaaaataatacTCAGAAATGGCAACCACAATATGTGTGTCTCAGCAACAACAAGGGGGAGGCTGCCAGCACTGTGGGGGCGGTTACACTAAATTGCTCAATTCATCGGGTGACACATGAACTGTCAGAACAAGTGTATATAAAGTGAGTGTGGGTGTTTAGTGTAAAAGATCATTTGTGAATCATTTGAGGTTTCCCACTAGCTGTGTACCGCATGACTTTCTCTTAAGAGAAGTGCTGTGTAGTCATAGATGTGAAACCATGTGTTCTGCCAAACAGACGCAGAGCATGAGAGAGTGCTACACACCTGGAAATGTGAGAGTTCTTGTTGGTCTTGGTTGCTGATTTGCCAGACTGTATGCTGTGTTTTTCACTGGGTGGGCTCTGGTGGTTGTCTGATTTGGGTCTGGAGGAAAACAGATCAGTGAGGATAATACCAGCGCAGACAGCatacaaagacacaagaaaagacTGGCTGTGGACACTGACCTGGTCTTTTTGATGCTGGGCTTCTTCGTGACGGCTGGGCTGATGTCCTTCTCTCTGTCGGGTTTGTCTTTGATTGGCTGTTGTTCGTTGTCGCTCTTTTCCCTCTCGGGAAGGTCTCCCTCTGGCCTCACTATCTCTGGACGCTCAACCTCGGGGCGTCCCTCTCCGTTGGCGCGATCTCCTTCGCCATCCGGGCGCTCCTTGTCAGTGCGCTCGCTCCTCTCCCTCCGCTCCTTCTTGGGCGGGGGAGGCATCGGGTACTGCTGAGCCACCTGCTGGGCAACCAGCTGGGAGTTGATCCTTGGTTTCCTGTGGAGGAGATCCAAGGCACAAAGATGGATTAGCGTCGTAGTGGTAGCTGTGAGCTGGCTCTGGCTACGCACCAACGCAGTCACACTACGGGCTGACAAAGAGAGGTGGCTGAACCTACAGGCCGCTGAGGGAAATGAGGCTGCTGCTCCCAGCTGCTGCAGAGGTAGGTTTACGCAGCCGCTTCCTGGTGGAGCGGCTCTGTTTTGAGGGCTAATCTCATTAGCTCACGgctgtaataaaatgaatgcaCAGGATCACAAGGTGGGACATTTGCAGCACGTCACTTAGGTCCTCTAATCTGATTACTGCAGGGTTGGCCCCATTTGTCACAGACTGAGATTCAGTTGGACATGGTGAAGCCGCTCTGCTCACTGAGCTCACTTACAACCGTAGCTGCTCTTTCACCTTTTTTTGACTCATTTTCAAACACGTACATAAACACAAACCACAgccatctgtttttgtttgatcATTCTCATTctgttaaaacagtaaaagcaAGAAGGACAAATGTCACATGTAACTTTCAAGAATCCCTCTGATTTCCTAAAAGAGGCAGTTCACATAAAACCATCCtcttctgaaaacaaaatttccaCTGTGGTGTATTACCACTCAACTGTTACAAACATGCATGCAGCAAGAGCAGCATCTTGCTCCATCAGCTGTGCAGATGAACAGGGCCTGAAATTGTGAGGCAAAATGCTAACCCCAAGTCAGACTGCCTGAGCCAACACACACCTGCAGTATAATGGACACCAGCTGGCAGCATCTGGGGGGAGCAGAGGACCTGGGGCGAGAGGGAAGGATGACTGCAGCCTTCCAGAGACTCCAACTCAGCTGAGACCAAACTGCAGCCAGCAACATGGATAATCACAGGCCAGCGCTGGGCAAGCATGGTGAGGAGTAAACCACAAgtacgctcacacacacacaaacacgcagtTGAAAAGCTTAGCGTGCAAACAAACAGCCTGGCACAGCTCGATGGCTGCTCAGGAGTCCTTTCAACAGGAACACAACAAGTTCCACCAGCTAGCTGTGTATACCCAACCATTCCAAACCCAACTCCAGTCTTGGCAGGATGGGCTTTTGTGATATCCCAGCAGTGAAGAGGAGGTCTTTTGATCCTCAGGATTGCTTTTAAAAAGCCTGTGGTCAAGTAGGGAGTTTTGAGAAGTTGTAGAAACTCGGTTAGTCTAAGCACCAGTCCAGATAAACAAGTGTTACTGCCGGAAAATGAGGCTCTCACAgtgaaaacaaatgtttgtgGCTTTGCTTTGGGGATGGTCTCAGAGTAAATGCATGTGGCAAAAACAGAAGAAGCTCAATAGTGTGTCAGACTGATGACGCTGATTTCAGTGGCTTGCTGTGGAGAGTGGTTTTCAGACAGCTGCTTAAGTGGTTAGCCTCAGTGTTTCAATTTGGCAACATCATATGGTCAGTCTAGTTACTCTCGTGTCTGCACTTCCATCCTCGCACATCTTTTACAATTGACACTGCACTCAGTCCAACTGTCTTAGTAGCCAAACACTTTTAAACTCTAACAATCCAATTCTTTTGGAATTCTTTTCTCTACTGCTCCATCAGGCTCATTTAGtctgctcctgctgcagcttattatagacagagcagagagggtATTTCCTTGAGGAGGGGGCTGGGGGCGTGCAGACGATCAGAAGGCAATCAATCGGGCCATAATAGAGCATCATGTCATTATGTTCGCACTACACTCCATCAATACACCAGCTGTGGTGAATGCTGAGGAGCTCTGGGCCGTTGATCCACTAACCATTAGCCTTGGTTTTCTGGAGCCTGGGGCTTTCTACCTGCTGCCCTCATGGAGACACCATCTGAGGGCCCTCCAGTGGGAGaatttaattttcttctcaTCCAATTCTGGCTTCATAATTGTCAACCCTGTCCTGTTTAAATCAAATTGATcccaattcaatttcaattttgagAAATTACTTCCAGGGTTTTTCCAACCAATCCAACTCAAAAGAGGCCCTGTGTATTATTTGGATCTGCCTTGGCGTTTTTGTTAGAATTTTTAACCAAGCGTTTTTCCCCCTACATAACTAAAGTGCCTTTTATCAGCAACTGCTTTGATGTGCTTATACCACACACAAGCAAATTAAATGTTACACTTGATTGTGGAGGCAATGGGAGAATTAGGGCTCAGCAATATGGCCAAACTCTTCTATCCCAATATAGATATTTCATATatcaatcagaatcagaatcagaattgcttaaaaaaaaatcagcggGGGGAATGACTTTCGTTATGGAGACTCCAGGATATAATGGTTCCTGGAAAATCAATAACAAATAGCCACACGGTAAAGCTTTTATTTGTTAACTCCATACTCACTAAAGAAGGCCTTGTCCAAAAGACGTAAATAATACAGTGCACATACAGCAGCCTTATTTACTgtggttaccatggttactggtTAGCAGCAATATACAGTACCTTGTCACTAATGTCTAAAATAAtgtaatgacttaaaaaaatagaaatagggccattctttaataataataaaaaagcctAGGGCAGAGAGAGGTGATGACTAGGCTATTTTAAGTCTCAGTATGGGGAAGAATACACCATCAATGTCTCCTATGGTCCAACACATTCTTAATATACCAGCCAGCCAGATGATACAGTATGAGAAGTGAGGGTCAGTCTGAGACTCTAGCGATTATATAAGTTACTGAAATGCTGAGAATAGCCTAATAAGTTGGAATGTATAGATAAGTCATATTGTGTGACCTTTGCAGAAATCACTCACATTATGTTATTCTGTAAAACAGCCACAAAGGTATATGCACAAATGCTGTGCATGCCACACAGGTTTCCAGTCTTTGCCACCTTTGCCTAAAAAATCCAGCGAGACCCTGACATGTTGGGTGTTAGAGCTCCTATTCATAGGAAGTaagttaaactaaataaaaataataaacaactaCACTTGGCAACACTTTTACATGTTTATGTGATTAAGTTGATAACTAGTTAATTCGGAAGTGATAAGCATTGGACTGTGGTGACACAATTACATTGCAATTGTAAAGCCTTGGTTTTCCCATTTCTGTAACACAATATACTCCATGGGAATTAGAGGGTAATATGAGAGTGGATTTCTACTCCTGTCCCATCCTAGTCACATAAAAAAATTCCTTTTCCTTCCCAATCCTATGAAAGAGTCAAAAAAAGATACTATCCCGACCTGTTCCCCCAAAGAATGTAGTCCAATATTCATATATAACAACTGAACCTATTATCATTAAGATTTCTATTCTGCCTGTGCCAGTTGACTtttttcctgtcctgtcctgtcccagTCACGTGATGAATAGTGAAATTGACTCCTATCCCACGGGAATCCCACAGGAATCCTCTGACCCACAGGATTCTcgaaaaaatgtaaaacctcTAATGGGAATCTTGTGGGTCTTTAAGCACTTCTGGATTCCTGTTCCAATGTCAACATCTGGTGGGAAACCAT
Coding sequences within:
- the rybpb gene encoding RING1 and YY1-binding protein B isoform X2, producing MGDKKSPTRPKRQAKQTADDGYWDCSVCTFRNTAEAFKCSICDVRKGTSTRKPRINSQLVAQQVAQQYPMPPPPKKERRERSERTDKERPDGEGDRANGEGRPEVERPEIVRPEGDLPEREKSDNEQQPIKDKPDREKDISPAVTKKPSIKKTRPKSDNHQSPPSEKHSIQSGKSATKTNKNSHISRPKLKNIDRSTAQQLAITVGNVTVIITDFKEKTRSSSTSSSTITSSAGSEQQHQSSGSESMDKGSSRASTPKGDLSVGHDESF
- the rybpb gene encoding RING1 and YY1-binding protein B isoform X1 is translated as MKYVGGIFKTNLTLTFVRPKRQAKQTADDGYWDCSVCTFRNTAEAFKCSICDVRKGTSTRKPRINSQLVAQQVAQQYPMPPPPKKERRERSERTDKERPDGEGDRANGEGRPEVERPEIVRPEGDLPEREKSDNEQQPIKDKPDREKDISPAVTKKPSIKKTRPKSDNHQSPPSEKHSIQSGKSATKTNKNSHISRPKLKNIDRSTAQQLAITVGNVTVIITDFKEKTRSSSTSSSTITSSAGSEQQHQSSGSESMDKGSSRASTPKGDLSVGHDESF